The following proteins come from a genomic window of Scomber japonicus isolate fScoJap1 chromosome 4, fScoJap1.pri, whole genome shotgun sequence:
- the kdm5c gene encoding lysine-specific demethylase 5C isoform X1: MEVEEFVPPPECPVFEPSWEEFQDPLGYIAKIRPIAEKSGICKIRPPQDWQPPFSVELDSFRFTPRIQRLNELEAETRVKLNYLDRIARFWEIQASSLKIPHIERRILDLFSLSKVVTEEGGFEMVCKERRWARVAQRLGYPPGKNIGSLLRSHYERIVYPFEMFQSGASLPHCKPKHYDGEDVDKEYKPHSIPLRQSVQPSKMSSYGRRANRCQPDGPEDLAPHPLTTGSQLISAPEPTEEDIEKNPELKKLQIYGAGPKMMGLGLVARDRGLRKKDELPQTVTVKDSVSSAPNDTSVKTEILESQERQSDGSTSSPQMPPPSVTVKTEVKTEVKKEEVVEKKENDEEEDVPCTKMTMRLRRNISNPQCVDSFVCRMCGRGDDDEKLLLCDGCDDNYHTYCLLPPLTDPPKGNWRCPKCVAEECKKPSEAFGFEQATREYTLQSFGEMADAFKADYFNMPVHMVPTELVEREFWRLVSSIEEDVTVEYGADIHSKEFGSGFPMNNGKRNLTKEEDEYARSGWNLNVMPVLEQSLLCHINGDISGMKVPWLYVGMVFSAFCWHIEDHWSYSINYLHWGEPKTWYGVPSVAAERLEEVMKKLTPELFEFQPDLLHQLVTIMNPNILMSHGVPVVRTNQCAGEFVITFPRAYHSGFNQGYNFAEAVNFCTADWLPAGRSCIDHYRRLRRYCVFSHEELTCKMAASPEKLDLNLAAATHREMFSIVQEERKLRKGLMERGITEAEREAFELLPDDERQCDKCKTTCFLSALACSNCPERLVCLYHTQDLCNCPTEKLYLRYRYTLDELLAMLHRLKVRSESFDSWANRVKEALEQEEGNKIGKEDLETLKMEAAEKKFPDNELLRKLNTVLKDIEHCQKTSTELLSNSKTSEGKMTWAELKSLVETMQNLPCVMNQLEEVQAVLRTVEDFQSQAQELVNDRDWRKDSPPHEQLQTLLEQGDKLPVVVPECNLLQGLQEQGHWLAEVRRTLGTEGGERQEVTLAVLRNLMEAGCNVPQSVSVETAMAELQELLTIAERWEEKAQICLEQRQKHPLSTLEAIVNEAQLIPVKLPNILALQGCLSRARAWVTDLEEIQNGEHYPCLDDLEGLVAIGRDLPVFMGELRQLELQVASAHSWRDKASKTFLKKSSQHSLLEVLCPCAKRRERRDETEPLEDPLDDSDTNTLGLSAQDLRDPAAIVMAFKQGEHQEKEALLRLQKLNMCKSGLNAASCKEDKENGRWDDTMETDTSSHSENSVKEQNGNSNHTCATPPQSVCVCGRQPRAPQLRCHLCKDWFHGCCVPFPSLLPSSGPPVNPLCWWDWDSRFLCPRCQRSRRPRLETILALLVALQRLPVRLPEGEALQCLTERAITWQGRAKEALETTELQQALQRLQELKETLHCEAKKEEVMEGGSVIVLTDSEGEEGVIDLTDETSPKKNKDSNGTQAGSENGVGKKSNVTGVGSLLALLPLLKGQVVELSSATRDQLEELQLEGDLLEVSLDQTHIISRVLQAASDPPRETLQTLIQIELEDQRRTSRGRTKDSKRKRKSHRGGSGDGAGARSLDASESKKTCPPSHSPSPHLPAQIHPEVL; encoded by the exons ATGGAAGTGGAAGAGTTTGTACCTCCTCCGGAGTGTCCAGTATTCGAGCCGTCATGGGAGGAGTTTCAGGATCCCCTGGGCTACATCGCCAAGATACGTCCAATTGCAGAGAAGTCTGGCATCTGCAAAATTCGACCACCACAA GACTGGCAACCTCCATTTTCAGTGGAGTTGGACAGCTTCCGCTTCACGCCCCGCATCCAGAGGCTTAATGAGTTGGAA GCGGAGACCAGAGTGAAGCTTAATTATTTGGACCGCATCGCCAGGTTTTGGGAGATCCAGGCATCCTCCTTGAAAATCCCACACATTGAAAGGCGCATCCTTGATCTTTTCAGCCTCTCGAAG GTTGTGACAGAAGAAGGAGGATTTGAGATGGTATGTAAGGAACGCCGCTGGGCTCGCGTAGCCCAACGTCTTGGGTATCCTCCAGGCAAGAACATCGGATCTCTGCTGCGCTCGCACTACGAGAGGATCGTCTACCCCTTCGAAATGTTCCAGTCTGGTGCCAGCCTGCCG CACTGCAAGCCAAAGCACTATGACGGCGAGGATGTGGATAAAGAGTACAAGCCCCACTCCATCCCTCTTCGACAGTCTGTCCAGCCATCCAAAATGAGCAGTTATGGACGCAGAGCTAACCGCTGCCAACCTGAT GGTCCAGAGGATCTGGCCCCCCATCCTCTCACCACTGGCTCTCAACTCATCTCTGCG CCTGAACCCACAGAGGAAGACATAGAGAAGAACCCAGAACTGAAGAAGCTACAGATTTATGGCGCAGGACCTAAGATGATGGGCCTCGGACTGGTGGCGAGGGACAGAGGCCTCAGGAAGAAAG ATGAGCTGCCCCAAACTGTGACCGTCAAGGACAGCGTTTCTTCTGCTCCCAATGATACCTCAGTCAAAACAGAGATACTGGAGTCTCAAGAGAGGCAGAGTGATGGGAGTACATCTAGTCCCCAGATGCCTCCTCCTAGCGTCACCGTGAAGACGGAAGTGAAGACAGAagtgaagaaggaggaggtggtggagaaaaaagagaatgatgaggaggaagatgtACCCTGCACCAAAATGACCATGAGGCTGAGACGCAATATCAGCAACCCGCAGTGT GTGGATTCATTCGTGTGTCGCATGTGCGGTCGGGGAGATGATGACGAGAAGCTCTTGCTGTGTGATGGCTGTGATGACAACTACCACACTTACTGTTTACTCCCTCCACTTACTGATCCTCCCAAAGGCAACTGGCGATGCCCTAAGTGTGTGGCAGAA GAGTGCAAGAAGCCTTCAGAAGCGTTTGGCTTTGAACAAGCTACACGGGAGTACACCCTGCAGAGTTTTGGGGAAATGGCCGATGCCTTCAAAGCCGATTACTTCAACATGCCTGTCCAT aTGGTTCCCACTGAGCTCGTGGAGAGGGAGTTCTGGAGGTTAGTCAGCAGTATTGAGGAGGACGTGACCGTTGAGTATGGAGCGGACATACACTCCAAAGAGTTTGGCAGCGGCTTCCCAATGAACAATGGCAAGAGGAACCTCACAAAGGAAGAGGAT GAATATGCCCGCTCTGGCTGGAACTTGAATGTGATGCCTGTGCTGGAGCAGTCACTCCTGTGTCATATTAATGGAGACATCTCTGGGATGAAGGTTCCCTGGCTGTATGTGGGCATGGTCTTCTCAGCTTTCTGCTGGCACATTGAGGATCACTGGAGCTACTCCATCAACTACCTGCACTG GGGTGAACCCAAGACTTGGTATGGAGTTCCCTCTGTGGCAGCTGAGCGACTTGAGGAGGTGATGAAGAAGCTGACGCCTGAGCTTTTTGAGTTCCAACCCGACCTCCTGCACCAGCTTGTCACCATCATGAACCCCAATATCCTCATGTCTCACGGTGTACCG GTTGTACGTACCAACCAATGTGCTGGTGAGTTCGTCATCACCTTCCCCAGAGCCTACCATAGTGGCTTCAATCAGGGATATAACTTTGCTGAAGCTGTCAACTTCTGCACTGCAGACTGG CTTCCTGCTGGTCGTTCCTGTATTGACCACTACCGGCGTCTAAGGAGGTACTGCGTATTCTCCCACGAGGAGCTCACCTGTAAGATGGCTGCTAGCCCAGAGAAGCTAGACTTGAACCTGGCTGCAGCTACACACCGGGAAATGTTCAGTATTGTTCAGGAAGAGAGGAAGCTGCGGAAGGGTCTGATGGAAAGG GGCATCACTGAAGCGGAGCGCGAGGCATTTGAGCTCTTGCCTGACGATGAGAGACAGTGTGATAAATGCAAGACGACATGCTTCCTTTCTGCTCTGGCTTGCTCAAACTGTCCCGAGCGTCTGGTGTGTCTCTATCACACTCAGGACTTGTGCAACTGCCCCACTGAAAAACTCTACCTCAG GTACAGATATACCCTGGATGAGTTGTTAGCCATGCTACACCGACTAAAGGTCCGGTCTGAGTCCTTCGATTCCTGGGCCAACAGGGTAAAAGAAGCACTCGAGCAAGAAGAGGGAAACAAGATAG GAAAGGAGGACCTGGAGACACTTAAGATGGAAGCAGCGGAAAAAAAGTTTCCCGACAACGAACTTCTCCGGAAACTCAACACTGTTCTTAAAGATATAGAGCACTGCCAAAAGACAAGCACTGAACTCCTCAGTAACTCAAAGACCAG TGAAGGTAAGATGACTTGGGCGGAGCTGAAATCCTTGGTGGAGACGATGCAAAACCTGCCCTGTGTGATGAACCAGCTGGAGGAAGTGCAG GCTGTACTGCGGACAGTGGAGGATTTCCAGAGCCAGGCTCAAGAACTGGTGAATGACAGAGACTGGAGGAAGGACTCTCCGCCTCATGAGCAGTTGCAGACATTGTTGGAGCAAGGGGACAAGCTGCCTGTTGTGGTGCCAGAGTGTAATTTACTGCAGGGCCTTCAGGAACAGGGGCACTGGCTGGCAGAGGTGAGGCGCACACTGGGCACAGAAGGAGGTGAGAGGCAGGAGGTGACGTTGGCTGTGTTGAGGAACCTGATGGAGGCAGGTTGCAACGTTCCCCAGAGTGTGTCTGTGGAGACGGCCATGGCAGAACTTCAGGAACTGCTCACAATTGCAGAACGCTGGGAGGAAAAAGCACAAATCTGCCTCGAACAAAG ACAAAAGCACCCTCTCTCCACACTGGAGGCAATAGTAAATGAGGCACAGCTCATCCCTGTCAAGCTGCCCAACATCCTGGCTCTGCAGGGCTGTCTGAGCCGTGCACGGGCCTGGGTAACAGACCTGGAGGAAATCCAG AATGGGGAGCATTACCCTTGTCTGGATGACCTGGAGGGTCTGGTGGCGATTGGACGGGATTTGCCTGTCTTCATGGGGGAGCTAAGACAGCTGGAACTGCAGGTGGCCAGCGCTCACTCCTGGAGGGATAAGGCCAGTAAGACCTTCCTGAAGAAGAGCAGTCAGCACAGTCTTCTAGAG GTGTTGTGTCCGTGTGCAAAAAGACGAGAGAGGCGAGATGAGACAGAGCCGTTGGAGGATCCACTAGATGATTCTGATACCAACACTCTGGGCCTCTCTGCTCAGGACCTGAGAGACCCTGCAGCTATC GTGATGGCATTTAAACAAGGGGAGCACCAGGAGAAGGAGGCACTACTGAGGTTACAGAAATTGAACATGTGTAAATCTGGACTTAACGCTGCGAGTTGCAAGGAGGACAAGGAGAACGGGAGGTGGGACGACACCATGGAAACGGACACTTCCAGCCACTCAGAGAACTCTGTAAAAGAGCAAAACGGCAACAGTAACCACACCTGTGCCACCCCTCCTcagtcggtgtgtgtgtgcggcagGCAGCCTCGCGCCCCTCAACTCCGCTGCCATCTGTGTAAGGACTGGTTCCATGGCTGCTGCGTTCCTTTCCCCTCCCTGCTCCCCTCCTCTGGACCACCAGTTAACCCCCTCTGCTGGTGGGACTGGGACTCACGATTCTTGTGTCCGCGATGCCAGCGGTCGCGGCGCCCACGCCTGGAGACTATCCTGGCTTTACTTGTGGCCCTGCAGAGGCTGCCAGTGCGTCTGCCTGAGGGAGAGGCGCTGCAGTGTCTCACAGAGCGGGCCATCACTTGGCAGGGTCGCGCCAAGGAGGCACTTGAGacaacagagctgcagcaggCACTTCAGAGGCTGCAAGAACTCAAAGAGACTCTCCATTGTGaagcaaaaaaagaggaagtcaTGGAAGGGGGCTCTGTGATTGTTTTAACAGACTccgaaggggaggagggagtcATTGATCTGACTGATGAGACTTCACCTAAAAAGAACAAGGACAGCAACGGCACTcag GCTGGAAGTGAAAATGGCGTCGGCAAGAAGTCAAACGTTACAG GTGTGGGGTCTCTGCTGGCTCTGCTGCCTTTGCTAAAAGGTCAGGTTGTGGAACTTTCCTCGGCCACCAGGGACCAGCTGGAGGAACTGCAGCTGGAAGGAGATCTGCTCGAGGTGTCCTTGGACCAGACGCACATCATCAGCCGAGTCCTGCAAGCAGCCTCTGATCCACCCAGAGAAACACTGCAAACACTCATTCAG ATCGAGCTCGAAGACCAGAGACGAACCAGCCGCGGAAGGACCAAGGAttcaaaaagaaagagaaagagtcaCAGAGGTGGCAGTGGGGACGGGGCAGGAGCTAGATCACTGGATGCCTCAGAGTCAAAGAAAACCTGCCCCCCCAGCCACAGCCCCTCACCTCACTTACCTGCCCAGATCCATCCGGAG GTTTTGTGA
- the kdm5c gene encoding lysine-specific demethylase 5C isoform X2 has translation MEVEEFVPPPECPVFEPSWEEFQDPLGYIAKIRPIAEKSGICKIRPPQDWQPPFSVELDSFRFTPRIQRLNELEAETRVKLNYLDRIARFWEIQASSLKIPHIERRILDLFSLSKVVTEEGGFEMVCKERRWARVAQRLGYPPGKNIGSLLRSHYERIVYPFEMFQSGASLPHCKPKHYDGEDVDKEYKPHSIPLRQSVQPSKMSSYGRRANRCQPDPEPTEEDIEKNPELKKLQIYGAGPKMMGLGLVARDRGLRKKDELPQTVTVKDSVSSAPNDTSVKTEILESQERQSDGSTSSPQMPPPSVTVKTEVKTEVKKEEVVEKKENDEEEDVPCTKMTMRLRRNISNPQCVDSFVCRMCGRGDDDEKLLLCDGCDDNYHTYCLLPPLTDPPKGNWRCPKCVAEECKKPSEAFGFEQATREYTLQSFGEMADAFKADYFNMPVHMVPTELVEREFWRLVSSIEEDVTVEYGADIHSKEFGSGFPMNNGKRNLTKEEDEYARSGWNLNVMPVLEQSLLCHINGDISGMKVPWLYVGMVFSAFCWHIEDHWSYSINYLHWGEPKTWYGVPSVAAERLEEVMKKLTPELFEFQPDLLHQLVTIMNPNILMSHGVPVVRTNQCAGEFVITFPRAYHSGFNQGYNFAEAVNFCTADWLPAGRSCIDHYRRLRRYCVFSHEELTCKMAASPEKLDLNLAAATHREMFSIVQEERKLRKGLMERGITEAEREAFELLPDDERQCDKCKTTCFLSALACSNCPERLVCLYHTQDLCNCPTEKLYLRYRYTLDELLAMLHRLKVRSESFDSWANRVKEALEQEEGNKIGKEDLETLKMEAAEKKFPDNELLRKLNTVLKDIEHCQKTSTELLSNSKTSEGKMTWAELKSLVETMQNLPCVMNQLEEVQAVLRTVEDFQSQAQELVNDRDWRKDSPPHEQLQTLLEQGDKLPVVVPECNLLQGLQEQGHWLAEVRRTLGTEGGERQEVTLAVLRNLMEAGCNVPQSVSVETAMAELQELLTIAERWEEKAQICLEQRQKHPLSTLEAIVNEAQLIPVKLPNILALQGCLSRARAWVTDLEEIQNGEHYPCLDDLEGLVAIGRDLPVFMGELRQLELQVASAHSWRDKASKTFLKKSSQHSLLEVLCPCAKRRERRDETEPLEDPLDDSDTNTLGLSAQDLRDPAAIVMAFKQGEHQEKEALLRLQKLNMCKSGLNAASCKEDKENGRWDDTMETDTSSHSENSVKEQNGNSNHTCATPPQSVCVCGRQPRAPQLRCHLCKDWFHGCCVPFPSLLPSSGPPVNPLCWWDWDSRFLCPRCQRSRRPRLETILALLVALQRLPVRLPEGEALQCLTERAITWQGRAKEALETTELQQALQRLQELKETLHCEAKKEEVMEGGSVIVLTDSEGEEGVIDLTDETSPKKNKDSNGTQAGSENGVGKKSNVTGVGSLLALLPLLKGQVVELSSATRDQLEELQLEGDLLEVSLDQTHIISRVLQAASDPPRETLQTLIQIELEDQRRTSRGRTKDSKRKRKSHRGGSGDGAGARSLDASESKKTCPPSHSPSPHLPAQIHPEVL, from the exons ATGGAAGTGGAAGAGTTTGTACCTCCTCCGGAGTGTCCAGTATTCGAGCCGTCATGGGAGGAGTTTCAGGATCCCCTGGGCTACATCGCCAAGATACGTCCAATTGCAGAGAAGTCTGGCATCTGCAAAATTCGACCACCACAA GACTGGCAACCTCCATTTTCAGTGGAGTTGGACAGCTTCCGCTTCACGCCCCGCATCCAGAGGCTTAATGAGTTGGAA GCGGAGACCAGAGTGAAGCTTAATTATTTGGACCGCATCGCCAGGTTTTGGGAGATCCAGGCATCCTCCTTGAAAATCCCACACATTGAAAGGCGCATCCTTGATCTTTTCAGCCTCTCGAAG GTTGTGACAGAAGAAGGAGGATTTGAGATGGTATGTAAGGAACGCCGCTGGGCTCGCGTAGCCCAACGTCTTGGGTATCCTCCAGGCAAGAACATCGGATCTCTGCTGCGCTCGCACTACGAGAGGATCGTCTACCCCTTCGAAATGTTCCAGTCTGGTGCCAGCCTGCCG CACTGCAAGCCAAAGCACTATGACGGCGAGGATGTGGATAAAGAGTACAAGCCCCACTCCATCCCTCTTCGACAGTCTGTCCAGCCATCCAAAATGAGCAGTTATGGACGCAGAGCTAACCGCTGCCAACCTGAT CCTGAACCCACAGAGGAAGACATAGAGAAGAACCCAGAACTGAAGAAGCTACAGATTTATGGCGCAGGACCTAAGATGATGGGCCTCGGACTGGTGGCGAGGGACAGAGGCCTCAGGAAGAAAG ATGAGCTGCCCCAAACTGTGACCGTCAAGGACAGCGTTTCTTCTGCTCCCAATGATACCTCAGTCAAAACAGAGATACTGGAGTCTCAAGAGAGGCAGAGTGATGGGAGTACATCTAGTCCCCAGATGCCTCCTCCTAGCGTCACCGTGAAGACGGAAGTGAAGACAGAagtgaagaaggaggaggtggtggagaaaaaagagaatgatgaggaggaagatgtACCCTGCACCAAAATGACCATGAGGCTGAGACGCAATATCAGCAACCCGCAGTGT GTGGATTCATTCGTGTGTCGCATGTGCGGTCGGGGAGATGATGACGAGAAGCTCTTGCTGTGTGATGGCTGTGATGACAACTACCACACTTACTGTTTACTCCCTCCACTTACTGATCCTCCCAAAGGCAACTGGCGATGCCCTAAGTGTGTGGCAGAA GAGTGCAAGAAGCCTTCAGAAGCGTTTGGCTTTGAACAAGCTACACGGGAGTACACCCTGCAGAGTTTTGGGGAAATGGCCGATGCCTTCAAAGCCGATTACTTCAACATGCCTGTCCAT aTGGTTCCCACTGAGCTCGTGGAGAGGGAGTTCTGGAGGTTAGTCAGCAGTATTGAGGAGGACGTGACCGTTGAGTATGGAGCGGACATACACTCCAAAGAGTTTGGCAGCGGCTTCCCAATGAACAATGGCAAGAGGAACCTCACAAAGGAAGAGGAT GAATATGCCCGCTCTGGCTGGAACTTGAATGTGATGCCTGTGCTGGAGCAGTCACTCCTGTGTCATATTAATGGAGACATCTCTGGGATGAAGGTTCCCTGGCTGTATGTGGGCATGGTCTTCTCAGCTTTCTGCTGGCACATTGAGGATCACTGGAGCTACTCCATCAACTACCTGCACTG GGGTGAACCCAAGACTTGGTATGGAGTTCCCTCTGTGGCAGCTGAGCGACTTGAGGAGGTGATGAAGAAGCTGACGCCTGAGCTTTTTGAGTTCCAACCCGACCTCCTGCACCAGCTTGTCACCATCATGAACCCCAATATCCTCATGTCTCACGGTGTACCG GTTGTACGTACCAACCAATGTGCTGGTGAGTTCGTCATCACCTTCCCCAGAGCCTACCATAGTGGCTTCAATCAGGGATATAACTTTGCTGAAGCTGTCAACTTCTGCACTGCAGACTGG CTTCCTGCTGGTCGTTCCTGTATTGACCACTACCGGCGTCTAAGGAGGTACTGCGTATTCTCCCACGAGGAGCTCACCTGTAAGATGGCTGCTAGCCCAGAGAAGCTAGACTTGAACCTGGCTGCAGCTACACACCGGGAAATGTTCAGTATTGTTCAGGAAGAGAGGAAGCTGCGGAAGGGTCTGATGGAAAGG GGCATCACTGAAGCGGAGCGCGAGGCATTTGAGCTCTTGCCTGACGATGAGAGACAGTGTGATAAATGCAAGACGACATGCTTCCTTTCTGCTCTGGCTTGCTCAAACTGTCCCGAGCGTCTGGTGTGTCTCTATCACACTCAGGACTTGTGCAACTGCCCCACTGAAAAACTCTACCTCAG GTACAGATATACCCTGGATGAGTTGTTAGCCATGCTACACCGACTAAAGGTCCGGTCTGAGTCCTTCGATTCCTGGGCCAACAGGGTAAAAGAAGCACTCGAGCAAGAAGAGGGAAACAAGATAG GAAAGGAGGACCTGGAGACACTTAAGATGGAAGCAGCGGAAAAAAAGTTTCCCGACAACGAACTTCTCCGGAAACTCAACACTGTTCTTAAAGATATAGAGCACTGCCAAAAGACAAGCACTGAACTCCTCAGTAACTCAAAGACCAG TGAAGGTAAGATGACTTGGGCGGAGCTGAAATCCTTGGTGGAGACGATGCAAAACCTGCCCTGTGTGATGAACCAGCTGGAGGAAGTGCAG GCTGTACTGCGGACAGTGGAGGATTTCCAGAGCCAGGCTCAAGAACTGGTGAATGACAGAGACTGGAGGAAGGACTCTCCGCCTCATGAGCAGTTGCAGACATTGTTGGAGCAAGGGGACAAGCTGCCTGTTGTGGTGCCAGAGTGTAATTTACTGCAGGGCCTTCAGGAACAGGGGCACTGGCTGGCAGAGGTGAGGCGCACACTGGGCACAGAAGGAGGTGAGAGGCAGGAGGTGACGTTGGCTGTGTTGAGGAACCTGATGGAGGCAGGTTGCAACGTTCCCCAGAGTGTGTCTGTGGAGACGGCCATGGCAGAACTTCAGGAACTGCTCACAATTGCAGAACGCTGGGAGGAAAAAGCACAAATCTGCCTCGAACAAAG ACAAAAGCACCCTCTCTCCACACTGGAGGCAATAGTAAATGAGGCACAGCTCATCCCTGTCAAGCTGCCCAACATCCTGGCTCTGCAGGGCTGTCTGAGCCGTGCACGGGCCTGGGTAACAGACCTGGAGGAAATCCAG AATGGGGAGCATTACCCTTGTCTGGATGACCTGGAGGGTCTGGTGGCGATTGGACGGGATTTGCCTGTCTTCATGGGGGAGCTAAGACAGCTGGAACTGCAGGTGGCCAGCGCTCACTCCTGGAGGGATAAGGCCAGTAAGACCTTCCTGAAGAAGAGCAGTCAGCACAGTCTTCTAGAG GTGTTGTGTCCGTGTGCAAAAAGACGAGAGAGGCGAGATGAGACAGAGCCGTTGGAGGATCCACTAGATGATTCTGATACCAACACTCTGGGCCTCTCTGCTCAGGACCTGAGAGACCCTGCAGCTATC GTGATGGCATTTAAACAAGGGGAGCACCAGGAGAAGGAGGCACTACTGAGGTTACAGAAATTGAACATGTGTAAATCTGGACTTAACGCTGCGAGTTGCAAGGAGGACAAGGAGAACGGGAGGTGGGACGACACCATGGAAACGGACACTTCCAGCCACTCAGAGAACTCTGTAAAAGAGCAAAACGGCAACAGTAACCACACCTGTGCCACCCCTCCTcagtcggtgtgtgtgtgcggcagGCAGCCTCGCGCCCCTCAACTCCGCTGCCATCTGTGTAAGGACTGGTTCCATGGCTGCTGCGTTCCTTTCCCCTCCCTGCTCCCCTCCTCTGGACCACCAGTTAACCCCCTCTGCTGGTGGGACTGGGACTCACGATTCTTGTGTCCGCGATGCCAGCGGTCGCGGCGCCCACGCCTGGAGACTATCCTGGCTTTACTTGTGGCCCTGCAGAGGCTGCCAGTGCGTCTGCCTGAGGGAGAGGCGCTGCAGTGTCTCACAGAGCGGGCCATCACTTGGCAGGGTCGCGCCAAGGAGGCACTTGAGacaacagagctgcagcaggCACTTCAGAGGCTGCAAGAACTCAAAGAGACTCTCCATTGTGaagcaaaaaaagaggaagtcaTGGAAGGGGGCTCTGTGATTGTTTTAACAGACTccgaaggggaggagggagtcATTGATCTGACTGATGAGACTTCACCTAAAAAGAACAAGGACAGCAACGGCACTcag GCTGGAAGTGAAAATGGCGTCGGCAAGAAGTCAAACGTTACAG GTGTGGGGTCTCTGCTGGCTCTGCTGCCTTTGCTAAAAGGTCAGGTTGTGGAACTTTCCTCGGCCACCAGGGACCAGCTGGAGGAACTGCAGCTGGAAGGAGATCTGCTCGAGGTGTCCTTGGACCAGACGCACATCATCAGCCGAGTCCTGCAAGCAGCCTCTGATCCACCCAGAGAAACACTGCAAACACTCATTCAG ATCGAGCTCGAAGACCAGAGACGAACCAGCCGCGGAAGGACCAAGGAttcaaaaagaaagagaaagagtcaCAGAGGTGGCAGTGGGGACGGGGCAGGAGCTAGATCACTGGATGCCTCAGAGTCAAAGAAAACCTGCCCCCCCAGCCACAGCCCCTCACCTCACTTACCTGCCCAGATCCATCCGGAG GTTTTGTGA